In the Pseudomonas sp. DTU_2021_1001937_2_SI_NGA_ILE_001 genome, one interval contains:
- a CDS encoding Tim44 domain-containing protein codes for MQRFLSIAMALCLSLTLSLDANAARFGGGKSSGSAPVHQTRQAAPSTPAAAPNAAARPTPAASGASRWLGPLAGIAAGGLLAATFMGDGFDGMQLFDFLIIGLIAFLIFRFIARRRMQQQQPNMAGAGAPYQRENAQPASNPIFGSAAPAAAAAPVINAPAWFNEQRFLEAAREHFQALQQHWDANEMDKIGEFVTPNMLQFLKKERAEQGDGFQSTYIDDLQVQLDGVEDRADRTIATLTFTGVAKTSRFDKGEAFSESWNMERAQGDNQPWLVAGIRQNG; via the coding sequence ATGCAACGTTTTCTGAGCATCGCCATGGCTCTGTGCCTCAGCCTGACGCTGAGCCTGGACGCCAACGCCGCGCGTTTCGGCGGTGGCAAGAGCAGCGGTTCGGCGCCAGTCCACCAGACCCGCCAGGCCGCACCGTCCACTCCGGCAGCGGCCCCCAACGCGGCCGCTCGTCCGACCCCTGCCGCCAGCGGCGCTTCGCGCTGGCTCGGCCCGCTCGCCGGTATCGCAGCCGGCGGCCTGCTGGCTGCCACGTTCATGGGTGACGGCTTCGACGGCATGCAGCTGTTCGACTTCCTGATCATCGGCCTGATCGCCTTCCTGATCTTCCGTTTCATCGCGCGTCGTCGCATGCAGCAGCAACAGCCGAACATGGCCGGTGCCGGTGCGCCTTACCAGCGTGAAAACGCCCAGCCTGCCAGCAACCCGATCTTCGGCTCGGCCGCTCCTGCCGCCGCTGCCGCGCCGGTCATCAACGCACCAGCCTGGTTCAACGAGCAGCGCTTCCTGGAAGCCGCCCGTGAGCATTTCCAGGCCCTGCAACAGCACTGGGACGCCAATGAGATGGACAAGATCGGCGAATTCGTCACCCCGAACATGCTGCAGTTCCTGAAGAAGGAACGCGCTGAACAGGGTGATGGCTTCCAGTCCACCTACATCGATGACCTGCAGGTGCAGCTCGACGGCGTGGAAGATCGTGCAGACCGCACCATCGCCACCCTGACCTTCACCGGCGTGGCCAAGACCTCGCGCTTCGACAAGGGTGAAGCCTTCAGCGAAAGCTGGAACATGGAACGCGCCCAGGGCGACAACCAACCCTGGCTGGTAGCGGGTATTCGCCAGAACGGCTGA
- a CDS encoding SMI1/KNR4 family protein → MEEVIEELREKNEPVPVALELPDEDLLVEIEEELLINMPVGLREFLLLVSDVVYGSLEPVTVTDPQSHTYLPEVAANAWDAGVPRDLVPLCQDGDDYYCVEEDGTVVLWSGEEELVIDESWESVWHWARDVWLES, encoded by the coding sequence GTGGAAGAAGTCATCGAAGAATTGCGTGAAAAGAATGAACCAGTACCGGTGGCGCTCGAACTGCCCGACGAAGACCTGCTGGTCGAGATCGAAGAGGAGCTGCTGATCAACATGCCGGTCGGCCTGCGCGAGTTCCTGCTGCTGGTCAGCGACGTGGTCTACGGCAGCCTCGAGCCGGTCACCGTGACCGACCCGCAGTCACACACCTACCTGCCCGAAGTGGCGGCCAATGCCTGGGACGCCGGTGTGCCGCGCGACCTGGTGCCGCTGTGCCAGGACGGTGACGACTACTATTGCGTCGAAGAAGACGGCACCGTGGTGCTGTGGTCTGGCGAAGAGGAACTGGTCATCGACGAAAGCTGGGAATCGGTCTGGCACTGGGCCCGCGACGTCTGGCTGGAAAGCTGA
- a CDS encoding cation:proton antiporter, translating to MHAVDFIQDLAVIMLVAGVVTIVFHRLKQPVVLGYIVAGFLIGPHTPPVGLIHDEHTIKILAELGVIFLMFCLGLEFSLRKLFKVGATAFIAAFLEILLMIWLGYEIGQYFGWGTMDSLFLGAILAISSTTIIVKALNDLKMKNQHFAQLIFGVLIVEDILGIGIIALLSGIAVSGAVSSGEVFSTVGKLSLFMIVALVIGILLVPRLLAYVARFESDEMLLVTVLGLCFGFCLLVVRLEYSMVLGAFLIGAIMAESRQLLKIERLIEPIRDMFSAIFFVAIGLMIDPQILLEYAWPIAVITVAVVLGKMISCGLGAFLAGNDGRTSLRVGMGLSQIGEFSFIIAGLGMTLQVTSDFLYPVAVAVSAITTLLTPYLIRAADPLSIRLASVVPRRVGRVFSMYGEWLRSIQPQGQGAMLASMIRRILLQVGVNLALVIAIFFCGGYFAARIGVYMSEWVADVGHQKAWICGAALLLSLPFLIAAYRKLKALSMLLAEMGVKPEMAGRHTARVRKVVAEVIPLVSLVAIFILLAALSASILPTLELLVVILLVAAVVAALLWRWFIRVHSRMQIALLETLGNNQDSPGH from the coding sequence ATGCATGCCGTTGACTTCATCCAGGACCTGGCCGTGATCATGCTGGTGGCCGGGGTGGTGACCATCGTGTTTCATCGCCTCAAGCAACCCGTGGTACTGGGCTACATCGTCGCCGGCTTCCTGATCGGCCCGCACACCCCACCGGTGGGGCTGATCCACGACGAACACACCATCAAGATCCTCGCTGAGCTGGGGGTGATCTTCCTGATGTTCTGTCTGGGCCTGGAGTTCAGCCTGCGCAAACTGTTCAAGGTCGGCGCCACGGCGTTCATCGCGGCGTTCCTGGAAATCCTGCTGATGATCTGGCTCGGCTACGAGATCGGCCAGTATTTCGGTTGGGGCACCATGGATTCGCTGTTCCTCGGCGCGATCCTGGCGATTTCCTCGACGACCATCATCGTCAAGGCGCTCAACGACCTGAAGATGAAGAACCAGCACTTCGCCCAGCTGATCTTCGGCGTACTGATCGTCGAGGACATCCTCGGCATTGGCATCATTGCCTTGTTATCCGGCATCGCCGTCAGCGGTGCGGTCAGCTCCGGCGAAGTGTTTTCCACGGTGGGCAAGCTGTCGCTGTTCATGATCGTCGCCCTGGTCATCGGTATTCTGCTGGTACCGCGCCTGCTGGCCTACGTGGCCCGCTTCGAGAGCGACGAGATGCTGCTGGTCACGGTGCTGGGCCTGTGCTTCGGCTTCTGCCTGCTGGTGGTGCGCCTGGAGTACAGCATGGTGCTGGGCGCCTTCCTGATTGGCGCGATCATGGCCGAGTCGCGCCAGCTGCTGAAGATCGAGCGGCTGATCGAACCGATTCGCGACATGTTCAGTGCCATCTTCTTCGTCGCCATCGGCCTGATGATCGACCCGCAGATCCTCCTCGAATACGCCTGGCCGATTGCGGTGATTACCGTCGCGGTGGTGCTGGGCAAGATGATTTCCTGCGGGCTGGGGGCTTTTCTGGCCGGTAACGACGGGCGTACCTCGCTGCGGGTGGGCATGGGGCTTTCGCAGATTGGCGAGTTCTCCTTCATCATCGCCGGCCTGGGCATGACCCTGCAGGTCACCAGCGATTTCCTCTATCCGGTGGCGGTCGCGGTATCGGCCATCACCACCTTGCTCACCCCGTACCTGATCCGCGCCGCCGACCCGCTGTCGATACGCCTTGCCAGTGTGGTACCGCGGCGGGTCGGGCGGGTGTTCTCCATGTATGGCGAGTGGCTGCGCAGCATCCAGCCCCAGGGCCAGGGCGCCATGCTGGCCTCCATGATCCGGCGGATTCTGCTGCAGGTGGGCGTCAACCTGGCGCTGGTCATTGCGATCTTTTTCTGCGGTGGTTATTTCGCCGCGCGCATCGGCGTGTACATGAGCGAATGGGTCGCCGATGTCGGCCATCAGAAGGCCTGGATCTGTGGGGCGGCGCTGTTGCTGTCGCTGCCGTTTCTGATCGCGGCCTATCGCAAGCTCAAGGCCCTGTCGATGCTGCTGGCCGAGATGGGCGTCAAGCCGGAAATGGCAGGGCGCCACACCGCCAGGGTGCGCAAGGTGGTGGCTGAAGTGATCCCGCTGGTGTCACTGGTGGCCATCTTCATCCTGCTGGCCGCCCTGTCGGCCAGCATCCTGCCGACGCTGGAGTTGCTGGTGGTGATCCTGCTGGTCGCGGCCGTGGTGGCTGCGCTGCTGTGGCGCTGGTTCATCCGCGTGCATTCACGGATGCAGATCGCCCTGCTGGAAACCCTGGGCAACAACCAGGATTCGCCAGGGCACTGA
- a CDS encoding acyl-CoA thioesterase, producing the protein MEPGNAQLTMTVLMTPDMANFSGNVHGGTLLKYLDEVAYACAARYAGSYVVTLSVDQVIFREPVHVGELVTFLASVNYTGNTSMEVGIKVVTENIRERSVRHSNSCFFTMVAVDDNRKPVRVPPLEPQTPDAKRRFIQAQQRRQLRQELEKRYQEIKEESL; encoded by the coding sequence ATGGAACCCGGAAACGCCCAACTGACGATGACCGTACTCATGACCCCGGACATGGCCAACTTCTCAGGCAATGTACATGGCGGCACCCTGCTCAAGTACCTGGACGAAGTGGCCTATGCCTGCGCCGCCCGCTACGCCGGCAGCTATGTAGTGACCCTCTCGGTGGACCAGGTGATCTTCCGCGAGCCGGTCCACGTCGGAGAGCTGGTGACCTTCCTGGCTTCGGTGAACTACACCGGCAACACCTCGATGGAAGTCGGCATCAAAGTGGTCACCGAGAACATCCGTGAGCGCTCGGTGCGGCACAGCAACAGTTGCTTCTTCACCATGGTGGCGGTGGACGACAACCGCAAACCGGTGCGTGTGCCACCGCTGGAGCCACAGACCCCCGATGCCAAGCGGCGTTTCATCCAGGCCCAACAGCGTCGACAGTTGCGTCAGGAGCTGGAAAAGCGCTACCAGGAAATCAAGGAAGAGTCGCTGTAA
- a CDS encoding DUF3301 domain-containing protein has product MLTLGNISVLMLLATAAAWLWHAHGLREKALARVKQHCARLELELLDDNVAFKRLAWVADAQGHKRLARVYGFEFTVTGEQRHPGTITQFGAHSAQIELAPYPFEIKPPQPTAEVIRLDEWRQSHQKWKQ; this is encoded by the coding sequence ATGCTGACCCTGGGTAATATTTCTGTCCTGATGCTGCTGGCCACCGCTGCAGCATGGCTCTGGCATGCCCACGGCCTGCGGGAAAAGGCGCTGGCGCGGGTCAAGCAGCACTGTGCACGGCTCGAGCTGGAACTGCTCGACGACAACGTCGCGTTCAAGCGCCTGGCCTGGGTGGCGGATGCCCAAGGGCACAAACGCCTGGCGCGGGTCTACGGGTTCGAGTTCACCGTGACCGGCGAGCAGCGCCACCCCGGCACCATCACCCAGTTCGGTGCGCACAGCGCGCAAATCGAATTGGCGCCCTACCCCTTCGAGATCAAGCCACCCCAGCCCACCGCCGAGGTCATCCGCCTCGACGAATGGCGCCAGTCACACCAGAAATGGAAACAGTGA
- a CDS encoding CobW family GTP-binding protein, giving the protein MLQNIPTHVIAGPLGAGKTSLIRHLLANKPADERWAVLINEFGQIGLDAALLTTGADGIALGEVAGGCLCCVNGVPFQIGLGRLLRKARPDRLLIEPSGLGHPAQLLEQLRQAPWQEVLRVMPALLVLDAQALAAGQPLPDTQRQALEHAGLLVLNKSEGLDAAARQAVLAALPERPMVWCSQGRLPLQQLPGLHVSALEAPSAAPLALPPSLQAAAAQWSREEQPVVLSQASADGWSIGWRWHPSQRFDRQRVEHWLGVLSWRRAKLVIHAEEGWQAANALEGGALAWQASEWRQDSRLELIFTEAQDAAALQRGLAGCRLG; this is encoded by the coding sequence ATGCTGCAGAACATTCCTACCCATGTGATTGCCGGCCCCTTGGGCGCCGGCAAGACCAGCCTGATCCGCCACCTGTTGGCCAACAAGCCCGCTGACGAGCGCTGGGCCGTGCTGATCAACGAGTTTGGCCAGATCGGCCTGGACGCGGCCTTGTTGACCACCGGCGCCGATGGTATCGCACTGGGCGAAGTGGCAGGTGGCTGCCTGTGCTGCGTCAATGGTGTGCCTTTCCAGATTGGCCTCGGCCGCCTGCTGCGCAAAGCGCGGCCCGACCGACTGCTGATCGAACCCTCGGGACTGGGCCACCCCGCGCAGTTGCTGGAGCAGCTGCGCCAGGCTCCTTGGCAGGAGGTGCTGCGTGTCATGCCGGCGCTGCTGGTGCTCGATGCCCAGGCCCTGGCCGCCGGCCAGCCGCTGCCCGATACCCAGCGCCAGGCGCTGGAGCACGCCGGTCTGCTGGTTCTCAACAAGTCGGAAGGGCTCGATGCAGCGGCGCGCCAGGCGGTGCTGGCCGCCCTGCCTGAGCGCCCGATGGTCTGGTGCAGCCAGGGGCGCTTGCCGCTGCAACAGCTTCCGGGCCTGCACGTCTCGGCGCTGGAAGCCCCTTCCGCCGCGCCCCTGGCACTGCCACCCAGCCTGCAGGCAGCGGCTGCCCAGTGGTCGCGGGAAGAGCAGCCGGTGGTGCTCAGCCAGGCCAGCGCCGACGGTTGGAGCATCGGCTGGCGTTGGCACCCTTCGCAACGCTTCGACCGCCAGCGCGTGGAGCACTGGCTGGGTGTGCTGAGCTGGCGGCGTGCCAAGCTGGTGATTCACGCTGAAGAGGGTTGGCAGGCGGCCAATGCGCTCGAGGGTGGAGCACTGGCCTGGCAGGCCAGTGAATGGCGGCAGGATTCGCGGCTGGAGCTGATTTTCACCGAGGCTCAGGATGCCGCCGCGCTACAGCGAGGGCTGGCCGGCTGTCGCCTGGGCTGA
- a CDS encoding NADH:ubiquinone oxidoreductase, whose amino-acid sequence MIASQQVQAAACIVHSQAERLDVKVCQENVSIPAELFNEGFCKPQLVGQQVDVSFAEHCPAGAFGVCRNAQVANMPYREHIHYYGVASDALYLKPYCEQQSQGQWQTP is encoded by the coding sequence ATGATCGCCTCGCAACAGGTGCAGGCAGCCGCCTGTATCGTCCATAGCCAGGCCGAACGCCTGGACGTGAAGGTCTGCCAGGAGAATGTCTCCATCCCGGCCGAGTTGTTCAACGAAGGCTTCTGCAAGCCGCAACTGGTCGGACAGCAGGTCGACGTCAGCTTCGCCGAACACTGCCCTGCGGGGGCCTTCGGGGTGTGCCGCAACGCGCAAGTCGCCAATATGCCTTATCGCGAGCATATCCACTATTACGGGGTGGCCAGCGATGCGCTGTACCTCAAGCCCTACTGCGAACAGCAGAGCCAGGGGCAGTGGCAGACGCCCTAG
- a CDS encoding DUF1826 domain-containing protein → MLAKVLPVSATVRQVCGDTPEVLGEALQDGVNLAVWQRQLPVHIQTFADALLNLAEPLSESITLHTAAGEREPDLSGLACGYADIQGYDGFIADVSWLVSAYACLLGAEQVGVRLRAMDRAMCPRFHVDHVPMRLITTYAGVGSQWLREADVDRTRLGEPQAGAAIQQIHCGEVALLKGERWTGNEGCGLVHRSPPLERNQRRLILTLDWL, encoded by the coding sequence ATGCTGGCCAAGGTGCTGCCGGTTAGCGCCACCGTGCGCCAGGTGTGTGGGGATACGCCGGAGGTTCTCGGCGAAGCGCTGCAGGACGGTGTCAACCTGGCGGTCTGGCAACGCCAGCTGCCGGTGCATATCCAGACCTTCGCCGACGCGTTGCTTAACCTTGCCGAGCCGCTCTCCGAATCCATTACCCTGCACACTGCCGCAGGAGAGCGCGAGCCGGACCTCAGCGGCCTGGCTTGCGGCTACGCCGACATCCAGGGTTACGACGGGTTCATCGCCGACGTGAGCTGGCTGGTCAGTGCCTATGCCTGCCTGCTCGGCGCCGAGCAGGTCGGGGTGCGCCTGCGCGCCATGGACAGGGCCATGTGCCCACGCTTTCACGTCGACCACGTGCCCATGCGGCTGATCACCACCTACGCTGGCGTCGGCAGCCAGTGGTTGCGTGAAGCGGACGTGGACCGCACACGCCTGGGCGAGCCGCAGGCAGGCGCTGCCATCCAACAGATCCATTGCGGCGAAGTGGCGTTGCTCAAGGGCGAGCGTTGGACGGGCAACGAAGGTTGCGGGTTGGTACATCGTTCGCCCCCTCTGGAGCGCAACCAGCGGCGTCTGATCCTCACCCTGGACTGGCTGTAG
- the zigA gene encoding zinc metallochaperone GTPase ZigA, which translates to MSNCLPVTVLSGFLGAGKSTLLNHVLRNREDLRVAVIVNDMSEINIDGSEVQRDVTLNRADEKLVEMSNGCICCTLREDLLEEVSRLAREGRFDYLLIESTGISEPLPVAETFTFRDETGQSLSDIARLDTMVTVVDGVNFLLDYQAAESLESRGETLGENDERSITDLLIEQIEFADVILLSKIDLISSSEREELMAILARLNSQAQIVPMVMGQVPLATILDTGLFNFERAAQAPGWLQELRGEHVPETDEYGIASTVYRARRPFHPERFFNFLSRPWSNGKLLRSKGFFWLASKYQEAGSWSQAGGLMRHGMAGRWWRFVPQAHWPQDQESLGAIMKEWDPASGDCRQELVFIGQNIDFAHMTAELDACLLNDEEMALGAEVWQQLPDPFGVWQTAEEAA; encoded by the coding sequence ATGTCGAACTGTTTACCCGTTACCGTCCTTTCCGGCTTCCTCGGTGCCGGTAAGAGCACCCTGCTCAACCATGTGCTGCGCAACCGCGAAGACCTGCGCGTAGCGGTAATCGTCAATGACATGAGTGAGATCAACATCGACGGCAGCGAAGTGCAGCGCGATGTCACCCTCAACCGCGCCGACGAGAAACTGGTGGAAATGAGCAACGGCTGCATCTGCTGCACGCTGCGTGAAGACCTGCTCGAAGAGGTCAGCCGCCTGGCCCGCGAGGGGCGCTTCGACTACCTGCTGATCGAGTCCACGGGCATATCCGAGCCGCTGCCGGTGGCCGAAACCTTCACCTTCCGCGACGAGACCGGGCAGAGCCTGTCGGATATCGCGCGCCTGGACACCATGGTCACCGTGGTCGACGGGGTGAATTTCCTGCTCGACTACCAGGCGGCCGAAAGCCTGGAGAGCCGTGGCGAAACCCTGGGCGAGAACGACGAGCGTTCGATCACTGACCTGCTGATCGAGCAGATCGAGTTCGCCGATGTGATCCTGCTCAGCAAGATCGACCTGATCAGCTCCAGCGAACGCGAAGAACTCATGGCCATCCTGGCGCGGCTCAACAGCCAGGCGCAGATCGTGCCCATGGTCATGGGCCAGGTGCCGCTGGCGACCATCCTCGACACTGGGCTGTTCAACTTCGAACGCGCCGCCCAGGCGCCGGGCTGGCTTCAGGAATTGCGCGGCGAGCATGTGCCGGAAACCGACGAGTACGGCATCGCCTCAACGGTCTATCGGGCGCGGCGGCCCTTTCATCCCGAGCGCTTTTTCAACTTCCTCTCGCGGCCCTGGAGCAACGGCAAGCTGCTGCGCTCCAAGGGGTTCTTCTGGCTGGCCAGCAAGTACCAGGAAGCGGGCAGCTGGTCGCAGGCTGGCGGCCTGATGCGCCACGGCATGGCCGGCCGCTGGTGGCGTTTCGTGCCCCAGGCTCACTGGCCGCAGGATCAGGAAAGCCTTGGCGCGATCATGAAGGAATGGGACCCGGCGAGCGGCGACTGCCGCCAGGAACTGGTGTTCATCGGCCAGAACATCGACTTCGCACACATGACTGCCGAGCTGGATGCCTGCCTGCTCAACGACGAGGAAATGGCGCTTGGGGCCGAGGTCTGGCAGCAGTTGCCCGATCCGTTCGGGGTCTGGCAGACCGCCGAGGAGGCGGCCTGA
- a CDS encoding glutamine synthetase: protein MLLCSGGVQAMGMARPSDQATCTRSLNLLACSDELGNFYSVATQGRASYLRGYEAADERRWAQTNSRYGQLTLFTGLASDGEIWIGTIQRVGWTTVTRVSSSKGTRSSISCGRLTGCHEQRR from the coding sequence ATGCTGCTGTGCAGCGGCGGGGTGCAGGCGATGGGAATGGCTCGGCCGAGCGACCAGGCCACCTGCACGCGCAGCTTGAACCTGCTGGCCTGCAGCGATGAGTTGGGTAATTTCTATTCGGTCGCGACGCAGGGCCGCGCCAGTTACCTGCGCGGCTATGAGGCGGCGGATGAAAGACGCTGGGCACAGACCAACAGCCGCTACGGGCAGCTGACTCTCTTTACCGGGCTGGCCTCAGACGGCGAGATCTGGATCGGTACTATCCAGCGCGTGGGTTGGACTACCGTGACCCGGGTGTCCAGCTCCAAGGGCACCCGCAGCAGCATCAGCTGCGGGCGTCTGACCGGGTGTCACGAGCAAAGACGTTGA
- a CDS encoding DUF3617 domain-containing protein gives MNKRMLAWMFCLAAPMAQAQMLQPGLWELTSSNMQVDGQALPDMQFMLGQLKNLPPEQRAMMEQAMQKQGITLGGQGVRFCLTEQQVKADDIPLTDPKSGCNQKVTARNGQTWNFQFSCPRAQGTGQAQFVSDREFTTHVNGTFNASGKQQTGSLDTRAVWLGAQCGTVAPRT, from the coding sequence ATGAACAAACGCATGTTGGCTTGGATGTTCTGCCTGGCCGCACCAATGGCACAGGCCCAGATGCTGCAACCGGGTTTATGGGAGCTGACCTCCAGCAACATGCAGGTCGATGGGCAGGCGTTGCCAGACATGCAGTTCATGCTGGGGCAGCTGAAGAACCTGCCGCCAGAGCAACGGGCGATGATGGAGCAGGCCATGCAGAAGCAGGGTATTACCCTCGGTGGCCAAGGCGTGCGCTTTTGCCTGACCGAGCAACAGGTGAAGGCTGACGACATCCCGTTGACCGATCCCAAGTCTGGCTGCAACCAGAAGGTCACAGCGCGCAATGGTCAGACCTGGAACTTCCAGTTCAGCTGCCCGCGTGCGCAGGGCACCGGCCAGGCGCAGTTCGTCAGTGATCGCGAATTCACCACCCATGTGAACGGCACTTTCAATGCCTCGGGTAAACAGCAAACCGGCAGTCTCGATACCCGTGCCGTGTGGTTGGGCGCGCAGTGTGGAACCGTCGCGCCGCGCACCTGA
- the cls gene encoding cardiolipin synthase: protein MDYHSPYFFGYVLGFIHLLGSAAAIHALLTVRTAQGAIAWAMSLVFIPYITLIPYLVFGRSSFDAYIKARRLANKEMKHAISNLNWRPWIDEAVAARRSEAYAALRAMPRLGHMPALANNEVRLLINGQASFAAIFEAIRQARQTVLVQFFIIHDDDLGRRLQDLLLQKAAEGVAIYVLYDRIGSHALPASYVEKLRAGGVRIKAFATHGGWLNRFQINFRNHRKIVVVDGLKGYLGGHNVGDEYLGLKPPLSPWRDTHVEVIGPVVACLQESFAEDWFWATRQLPPLSLPDSFPEDGVLCQLLASGPADAQETCSLFFVEAIHSAQRRLWITSPYFVPDEAVSAALHLAVLRGVDVRILLPSRPDHYVVYAASSLYAFAAVRSGVRVFRYQPGFLHQKVVLVDDEVTAIGSANLDNRSFRLNFELMLLTVDPVFASQVEAMLVADFELAREITVQDSRETRRLHQLGMRVARLISPIL from the coding sequence ATGGATTACCACAGCCCGTATTTTTTCGGTTATGTGCTGGGTTTCATTCATCTGCTGGGCAGCGCCGCTGCCATCCACGCGCTGCTGACCGTACGCACTGCGCAGGGCGCCATTGCCTGGGCGATGTCGCTGGTGTTCATTCCCTACATCACACTGATTCCGTACCTGGTGTTTGGCCGCAGTTCCTTCGATGCCTACATCAAGGCGCGGCGCCTGGCCAACAAAGAGATGAAGCACGCCATCAGCAACCTGAACTGGCGGCCCTGGATCGACGAAGCGGTAGCCGCTCGGCGTTCCGAAGCTTACGCGGCGTTGCGCGCCATGCCGCGCCTGGGGCACATGCCGGCACTGGCCAACAATGAGGTGCGCCTGCTGATCAACGGCCAGGCCAGCTTCGCCGCCATCTTCGAAGCGATTCGCCAGGCCCGGCAAACGGTGCTGGTGCAGTTCTTCATCATCCACGACGACGACCTGGGCCGGCGCCTGCAGGACCTGCTGTTGCAGAAGGCGGCCGAGGGTGTGGCGATCTATGTGCTCTACGACCGCATCGGCAGCCATGCCCTGCCCGCCAGCTACGTGGAAAAGCTGCGCGCTGGCGGCGTGAGGATCAAGGCCTTCGCCACCCACGGTGGCTGGCTTAACCGTTTCCAGATCAACTTCCGTAACCACCGCAAGATCGTGGTGGTCGATGGCCTGAAAGGCTATCTGGGCGGGCACAACGTTGGCGATGAATACCTGGGCCTCAAGCCACCGCTGTCACCCTGGCGCGACACCCACGTAGAAGTCATCGGCCCGGTGGTGGCTTGCCTGCAGGAGAGCTTCGCCGAGGACTGGTTCTGGGCTACCCGCCAACTGCCGCCGCTGAGCCTGCCCGACAGCTTTCCCGAAGACGGGGTACTGTGCCAGCTGCTGGCCAGCGGTCCGGCGGATGCCCAAGAGACCTGCTCGCTGTTCTTCGTCGAAGCGATTCACTCGGCCCAGCGCCGCTTGTGGATCACCAGCCCGTATTTCGTGCCCGATGAGGCCGTGTCGGCCGCCCTGCACCTGGCAGTGCTGCGCGGTGTCGATGTGCGCATCCTGCTGCCGTCGCGCCCGGACCATTACGTGGTGTATGCCGCATCCAGCCTCTACGCCTTCGCGGCAGTGCGCAGCGGCGTGCGGGTGTTTCGCTACCAGCCGGGCTTCCTGCACCAGAAGGTGGTCCTGGTGGATGACGAAGTCACCGCCATCGGCAGCGCCAACCTGGACAACCGCTCGTTCCGCCTCAACTTCGAACTCATGCTGCTCACCGTCGACCCGGTCTTCGCCAGCCAGGTCGAGGCCATGCTGGTCGCCGACTTCGAGCTGGCTCGGGAGATCACCGTGCAGGACAGCCGCGAAACCCGGCGCCTGCACCAATTGGGCATGCGCGTGGCACGGCTGATCTCGCCCATCCTGTGA
- the cfaB gene encoding C17 cyclopropane fatty acid synthase CfaB: protein MHAQLPTALQALRLPLRLKLWDGQQIDLGPDPGITILVKDPLLVSDFSHPSLDLLGSAFVEGRLDVEGPISEVVRVCDELTSALGGPEAEQGVARRAHDKDLDAASIAYHYDLSNAFYQLWLDRDMVYSCAYFKTGEQSLEQAQQDKFHHLCRKLRLQPGDYLLDVGCGWGGLARFAAREYGARVFGITLSHQQLALAQQRVEAEGLQDRVELRLLDYRDLPQDGRFDKVVSVGMFEHVGHANLPLYARCLFGAVKEGGLVMNHGITARHVDGRPVGRGAGEFIDRYVFPNGELPHLVMIGGHLSEAGLEIVDVESLRLHYAKTLNHWSARLEAHLAEAQALVSEQSLRIWRLYLAGCAYAFAKGWINLHQILTVKPLADGSHDLPLTREDLYR, encoded by the coding sequence ATGCACGCGCAACTTCCGACGGCCTTGCAAGCGCTTCGTCTGCCACTGCGGCTCAAGCTCTGGGACGGTCAGCAGATCGACCTGGGGCCAGACCCCGGTATCACCATTCTGGTCAAGGACCCGCTGCTGGTGTCCGACTTCAGCCACCCGAGCCTCGACCTGCTAGGCAGCGCCTTCGTCGAAGGACGCCTGGACGTCGAAGGGCCGATCAGCGAAGTGGTGCGAGTCTGCGACGAACTGACCAGCGCCCTGGGCGGCCCGGAGGCCGAGCAGGGCGTGGCGCGCCGGGCCCATGACAAGGACCTCGACGCGGCGTCGATTGCCTACCACTACGACTTGTCCAATGCCTTCTACCAGTTGTGGCTGGACCGCGACATGGTCTACTCCTGCGCCTACTTCAAGACCGGCGAGCAAAGCCTGGAACAGGCCCAGCAGGACAAATTCCACCACCTGTGCCGCAAGCTGCGCCTGCAGCCCGGCGATTACTTGCTGGACGTCGGCTGTGGGTGGGGAGGGCTGGCGCGTTTCGCGGCACGCGAATACGGCGCGCGAGTATTCGGCATCACCCTGAGCCATCAGCAACTGGCCCTGGCGCAACAGCGTGTCGAGGCCGAAGGCTTGCAGGATCGTGTCGAGCTGCGGCTGCTCGACTATCGCGACCTGCCGCAGGATGGCCGCTTCGACAAGGTGGTCAGCGTCGGCATGTTCGAGCATGTCGGGCATGCCAACCTGCCGCTGTATGCCCGCTGCCTGTTCGGCGCGGTGAAGGAGGGCGGCCTGGTGATGAACCACGGCATCACCGCCCGGCACGTCGATGGTCGGCCGGTGGGGCGCGGTGCTGGTGAGTTCATCGACCGCTATGTGTTTCCCAATGGTGAGCTGCCGCACCTGGTGATGATCGGCGGGCACCTGAGCGAGGCCGGCCTGGAGATCGTCGACGTGGAAAGTCTGCGCCTGCATTACGCCAAGACCCTCAACCACTGGAGTGCGCGGCTCGAAGCGCATCTGGCCGAGGCCCAGGCTCTGGTTTCGGAGCAGAGCCTGCGCATCTGGCGCCTTTACCTGGCCGGCTGTGCCTATGCCTTCGCCAAGGGCTGGATCAACCTGCATCAGATTCTCACCGTCAAACCCCTGGCCGACGGCAGCCACGACCTGCCGCTGACCCGCGAAGACCTCTATCGCTGA